A window of the Lactuca sativa cultivar Salinas chromosome 7, Lsat_Salinas_v11, whole genome shotgun sequence genome harbors these coding sequences:
- the LOC111912146 gene encoding uncharacterized protein LOC111912146, whose amino-acid sequence MGDYRSRSRSYTYSDEGDMQIERYYGGNGPKRSNLEHNPPHNFRSYSVSYAPPPQTNMDLVVARTTRDFEFKKGKSTAKSWSFNDPEFLRKKRVAGYKVYSVEGKVKGSFRKSFRWLKDKYTHVVYGWW is encoded by the coding sequence ATGGGAGACTacagatcaagatcaagatcataCACTTACAGTGATGAGGGAGATATGCAAATAGAGAGATACTACGGCGGAAATGGACCAAAAAGGTCAAATCTTGAACACAACCCACCTCATAATTTCAGGTCCTATAGTGTTTCATATGCTCCACCCCCTCAAACCAACATGGATCTTGTTGTTGCTCGCACTACAAGAGATTTTGAGTTCAAGAAAGGGAAGTCAACTGCAAAATCATGGAGTTTTAATGATCCTGAGTTCCTGAGGAAGAAGAGGGTTGCTGGCTATAAAGTCTACTCTGTTGAAGGAAAAGTCAAAGGGTCATTCAGGAAGAGTTTCAGGTGGCTTAAAGATAAGTACACACATGTTGTTTATGGATGGTGGTAG